From Amycolatopsis sp. cg9, one genomic window encodes:
- a CDS encoding LysR family transcriptional regulator, which yields MELELRHLRALVAVADARSLTRAARVLHVSQPALSGLLRRVERSVGGALFLRSPTGCEPTRLGTDVVTEARAVLAGVSALTDRIGEQRALTGPLRVGGYCGFLHLAVSRWLGEQPWTRGVSVHEDQDESVTLARLAAGGLDLALVYLPPLPGAVVPDGIETLVVHPREPVFVILSPDHPLAAAPAVPFAGLGEHPWADDPPGTTRWSAYLQRVCRRHGVVLDQPHQPRCLATLLDLVRAGMAVAPALATREDRPSTVAVRAIEGEPLWQELRLCYRPGTPVAAHAGEIHAAVAASYAGREGCSAAFDTWWRERGRELLEDCS from the coding sequence GTGGAGCTCGAACTGCGCCACCTGCGTGCCCTCGTGGCCGTCGCCGACGCGCGCAGCCTCACCCGCGCGGCCCGCGTGCTGCACGTTTCGCAGCCGGCGCTGTCCGGGCTCCTGCGCCGGGTGGAACGGTCGGTCGGCGGCGCCCTGTTCCTCCGGTCCCCCACCGGGTGCGAGCCCACCCGGCTCGGCACCGACGTCGTCACCGAAGCCCGGGCGGTGCTGGCCGGCGTGTCCGCGCTGACCGACCGGATCGGCGAACAGCGGGCGCTCACCGGGCCCCTGCGCGTCGGCGGCTACTGCGGTTTCCTGCACCTGGCCGTGTCGCGCTGGCTGGGCGAGCAGCCGTGGACCCGCGGGGTGAGCGTGCACGAGGACCAGGACGAGTCGGTCACCCTCGCCCGGCTCGCCGCGGGCGGGCTGGACCTCGCGTTGGTCTACCTGCCACCACTACCCGGCGCCGTCGTTCCCGACGGCATCGAGACCCTGGTGGTGCACCCGCGGGAGCCGGTGTTCGTGATCCTCTCGCCCGACCACCCGCTGGCCGCGGCACCCGCGGTCCCGTTCGCCGGCCTCGGCGAGCACCCGTGGGCCGACGACCCGCCGGGCACGACGCGCTGGTCGGCGTACCTGCAGCGGGTGTGCCGGCGCCACGGCGTCGTGCTCGACCAGCCGCACCAGCCGCGGTGCCTGGCCACGCTGCTGGACCTCGTCCGCGCCGGCATGGCCGTCGCACCGGCACTGGCGACGCGCGAAGACCGGCCGTCGACCGTCGCCGTGCGCGCCATCGAGGGCGAGCCGCTGTGGCAGGAGCTGCGTCTCTGCTACCGGCCGGGCACCCCGGTGGCGGCGCACGCCGGGGAGATCCACGCCGCCGTCGCGGCGAGCTACGCCGGCCGCGAGGGCTGCAGCGCCGCGTTCGACACCTGGTGGCGCGAACGCGGCCGCGAGCTGCTCGAGGACTGTTCCTGA